A DNA window from Peromyscus eremicus unplaced genomic scaffold, PerEre_H2_v1 PerEre#2#unplaced_618, whole genome shotgun sequence contains the following coding sequences:
- the LOC131901896 gene encoding large ribosomal subunit protein uL16-like yields MGRRPARCYRYCKNKPYPKSRFCRGVPDAKIRIFDLGRKKAKVDEFPLCGHMVSDEYEQLSFEALEAARICANKYMVKSCGKDGFHIRVRLHPFHVIRINKMLSCAGADRLQTGMRGAFGKPQGTVARVHIGQVIMSIRTKLQNKEHVIEALRRAKFKFPGRQKIHISKKWGFTKFNADEFEDMVAEKRFIPDGCGVKYIPNRGPLDKWRALHS; encoded by the coding sequence ATGGGTCGCCGCCCTGCCCGGTGTTACCGGTATTGTAAGAACAAGCCATACCCAAAGTCTCGCTTCTGCCGAGGTGTCCCTGATGCTAAAATCCGCATCTTTGACTTGGGACGGAAGAAGGCGAAGGTTGATGAATTCCCACTTTGTGGCCACATGGTGTCAGATGAATATGAGCAGCTCTCTTTTGAAGCTCTGGAGGCTGCCCGTATTTGTGCCAACAAATACATGGTAAAGAGTTGTGGCAAGGATGGCTTTCATATTCGAGTGAGGCTCCACCCTTTCCATGTCATCCGAATCAACAAGATGTTGTCCTGTGCTGGGGCTGACAGGCTCCAGACAGGTATGCGTGGTGCCTTTGGGAAGCCCCAGGGCACAGTGGCCAGGGTTCACATTGGCCAGGTCATCATGTCCATCCGTACCAAGCTGCAGAATAAGGAACATGTGATTGAGGCTCTTCGTAGAGCCAAGTTCAAATTCCCTGGCCGCCAGAAGATCCACATCTCAAAGAAATGGGGCTTCACCAAGTTTAATGCGGATGAATTTGAAGACATGGTTGCTGAGAAGCGCTTTATTCCTGATGGCTGTGGGGTCAAGTATATCCCCAATCGCGGTCCCTTGGACAAATGGCGAGCCCTGCACTCCTGA